In the genome of Bacillus sp. S3, one region contains:
- the kduD gene encoding 2-dehydro-3-deoxy-D-gluconate 5-dehydrogenase KduD, translated as MSTSLHEFSLDFFSLAGKVAIVTGGNTGLGQGYAVALAKAGADLFVVTHGTNWDETRELIEAEGRRVEFFQADLTDREAIKNIVAACVSTYGRIDILVNNAGTIRRAPLLEYKAEDWDAVMELNLNSVYFLSQEVAKVMVEQKSGKIINVASMLSFQGGKFVPPYTASKHAVAGVTRAFANELAQYGIQTNAIAPGYVETANTAPIREDEVRHKEITARIPAGRWATPADLMGVVVFLASQASDYMNGHILAVDGGWLAR; from the coding sequence ATGAGCACATCATTACATGAATTCTCATTAGACTTTTTCTCACTAGCAGGCAAGGTAGCGATTGTTACAGGCGGAAATACGGGATTAGGACAAGGCTATGCCGTTGCACTTGCCAAAGCCGGTGCCGATTTATTTGTTGTTACCCACGGTACGAACTGGGATGAAACAAGGGAACTAATTGAAGCGGAAGGCCGCCGCGTGGAATTCTTCCAAGCCGATTTAACGGACCGGGAAGCGATTAAGAATATTGTGGCCGCCTGCGTCAGCACGTATGGAAGGATTGATATTTTAGTCAACAATGCCGGTACGATTCGAAGGGCACCGCTTCTTGAGTATAAGGCGGAGGATTGGGATGCTGTCATGGAGCTTAATTTGAATTCTGTTTACTTTTTAAGTCAAGAAGTCGCCAAGGTGATGGTGGAACAAAAGAGCGGAAAGATCATTAATGTGGCTTCGATGCTATCCTTCCAAGGAGGAAAATTCGTCCCGCCCTATACAGCTAGTAAGCATGCCGTTGCCGGTGTAACGAGGGCCTTTGCCAATGAATTAGCCCAATATGGCATCCAAACGAACGCCATTGCGCCAGGGTATGTGGAGACAGCGAATACGGCACCGATTCGGGAAGACGAAGTCCGTCATAAAGAAATTACCGCACGGATCCCGGCCGGACGCTGGGCCACACCAGCGGACTTAATGGGTGTTGTCGTATTCCTGGCAAGCCAAGCGTCGGATTATATGAACGGTCATATCCTAGCAGTCGACGGTGGCTGGCTAGCTAGATAG
- the kduI gene encoding 5-dehydro-4-deoxy-D-glucuronate isomerase has product METRYANHPEEIKRYNTDELRKHFLMETLFEPGQVHLTYTHVDRMIFGGVTPTEEELTIQMDKELGVNYFLERRELGIINIGGDGFVVLDGVQYDMERRDGLYVGRGTKEVFFGSKDAHNPAKFYINSTPAHHTYPTVKIDINNIKPLEAGEPGTLNERKIYQYVHPNVCESCQLQMGLTMLSPGSVWNTMPCHTHERRMEVYLYFDMEPETRVFHFMGQPNETRHLVLKNEQAAISPSWSIHTGTATSNYTFIWGMCGENITYDDMDFVKMEDLR; this is encoded by the coding sequence GTGGAGACACGTTACGCGAACCACCCTGAAGAGATCAAACGCTACAATACAGATGAATTACGAAAGCATTTTTTAATGGAGACTCTATTTGAACCAGGCCAGGTCCATTTAACGTATACACATGTGGACCGGATGATTTTTGGTGGAGTCACACCAACCGAAGAAGAATTAACCATTCAAATGGATAAAGAGCTAGGGGTAAATTATTTCCTTGAGCGCCGTGAGCTGGGAATCATTAATATTGGCGGCGATGGCTTCGTCGTTCTTGATGGAGTCCAGTATGATATGGAACGCCGTGACGGTCTTTACGTGGGAAGAGGAACAAAGGAAGTCTTCTTTGGTTCTAAGGATGCCCATAACCCGGCCAAGTTTTATATTAATTCGACTCCTGCTCACCATACGTACCCAACGGTGAAAATTGATATCAACAACATTAAGCCGCTGGAAGCTGGGGAGCCCGGAACATTAAATGAAAGAAAAATCTATCAGTACGTGCATCCGAATGTGTGTGAAAGCTGTCAGCTTCAAATGGGACTCACCATGCTGTCACCTGGAAGTGTGTGGAACACGATGCCGTGTCATACCCATGAACGCCGGATGGAAGTGTACTTATACTTTGATATGGAGCCGGAAACTCGCGTGTTCCACTTTATGGGACAGCCAAATGAAACGAGACATCTTGTCCTGAAAAATGAGCAGGCGGCCATTTCTCCAAGCTGGTCCATCCATACGGGGACAGCAACCAGCAACTACACTTTTATTTGGGGAATGTGTGGAGAGAACATTACGTACGATGACATGGATTTTGTCAAAATGGAAGATTTGCGATAA
- a CDS encoding sugar kinase: MKKIITLGEILLRFSTHVGERLSQANQAMMHYGGAETNVGVSLAHFGHDVFAMSKIPDNMLGTAVERQLKSYGVHTDFVLKGGERLGTYYLELGSGPRSPQVTYDRKYSSFSTLTIEEIDFDAVFRGADLFHVSSISAALSPNMREVVLHSLRKAKEHGVTTSLDFNYRAKLWSHQEAAEAIRTLLPFVDICFCGELDALYLLGIEKADEAMVPDAKLDYYYQKIKQSYPNIQYMSSTFRQVLSASTHTLQGNFYSGGELYQSKVYTIDHIVDRVGGGDAFAAGILNGILKEQAPEQIVSFATAASVLKHTIHGDCNTFSEVEINQFARLEPGKILR; the protein is encoded by the coding sequence ATGAAAAAGATTATTACTCTAGGAGAAATTTTACTTCGATTCTCTACCCATGTAGGGGAGAGGCTCTCCCAAGCCAATCAGGCCATGATGCACTATGGCGGAGCGGAGACCAATGTTGGTGTTTCGTTAGCGCATTTTGGTCATGATGTGTTTGCGATGAGCAAGATCCCCGATAATATGCTTGGAACCGCAGTGGAACGCCAATTGAAGTCCTATGGCGTTCATACAGATTTCGTATTAAAAGGTGGAGAGCGGTTAGGTACCTATTATCTGGAGTTAGGGTCCGGCCCTAGAAGTCCGCAGGTCACCTATGACCGAAAGTATTCTAGCTTTTCTACCCTAACGATTGAAGAAATAGACTTTGATGCAGTGTTCCGTGGAGCAGACCTGTTCCATGTTTCTAGCATTTCGGCTGCCCTTTCTCCGAATATGAGGGAAGTGGTCTTACACTCCTTGAGAAAAGCGAAGGAACATGGGGTGACAACCAGCCTTGATTTTAACTACCGGGCCAAATTATGGAGTCACCAAGAAGCGGCGGAAGCGATTCGCACCCTTCTTCCATTTGTGGATATTTGCTTTTGCGGCGAGTTAGATGCGCTTTATTTGCTGGGCATTGAAAAAGCGGATGAAGCGATGGTCCCTGATGCCAAGCTTGACTATTACTATCAAAAAATTAAGCAGTCGTATCCGAACATCCAATACATGAGTTCTACTTTCCGTCAGGTGCTCTCAGCCTCGACCCATACACTACAAGGCAATTTTTATAGTGGAGGAGAACTGTATCAATCAAAGGTTTACACCATCGATCACATCGTGGATCGTGTGGGCGGCGGGGACGCCTTTGCGGCAGGAATTCTCAACGGAATTCTGAAAGAGCAGGCGCCTGAACAGATTGTATCCTTTGCAACGGCTGCATCTGTTTTAAAACATACCATTCACGGGGATTGCAATACGTTCTCCGAGGTTGAGATCAACCAATTTGCTAGGCTTGAACCTGGAAAAATTCTTAGATAA
- a CDS encoding bifunctional 4-hydroxy-2-oxoglutarate aldolase/2-dehydro-3-deoxy-phosphogluconate aldolase, whose amino-acid sequence MNKFPILHKILNCGVVAVVRADSKEEAVNISEACVNGGITAIEVTFTVKGADEVIKQLASIYQEHKEVVIGAGTVLDAMTARIAILAGAQFVVSPTFDLESAKLCNLYQIPYMPGCMTITEMKHALEAGVDIVKLFPGNAFGPDFVKAVKGPLPQINLMPTGGVDLDNVGQWIKNGCVAVGVGGSLIAPAKTGDFAKITEYAREYVKKVQIAREA is encoded by the coding sequence GTGAATAAATTTCCTATATTACATAAAATTTTGAATTGTGGTGTGGTTGCTGTCGTAAGAGCGGACTCAAAAGAAGAGGCGGTCAATATTTCAGAGGCATGCGTAAATGGCGGTATCACGGCAATTGAAGTGACCTTTACGGTAAAAGGTGCCGACGAGGTCATCAAACAATTAGCTTCCATCTATCAGGAACACAAAGAAGTGGTTATTGGGGCGGGAACCGTCCTGGATGCTATGACCGCAAGGATTGCCATCCTCGCAGGCGCACAGTTTGTGGTCAGTCCAACCTTTGACTTAGAAAGTGCCAAACTTTGTAATCTCTATCAAATTCCTTATATGCCGGGCTGTATGACCATTACAGAAATGAAGCATGCGCTCGAGGCAGGGGTAGATATCGTCAAACTATTCCCTGGAAACGCCTTTGGCCCGGACTTCGTAAAAGCCGTCAAAGGACCGCTGCCACAAATCAACTTGATGCCAACAGGTGGAGTGGACTTAGATAATGTCGGGCAATGGATTAAAAATGGCTGCGTCGCAGTTGGTGTGGGCGGCAGCTTAATAGCCCCGGCTAAAACAGGCGATTTTGCAAAAATTACGGAATATGCAAGAGAATATGTGAAAAAAGTCCAGATTGCTAGAGAGGCTTAA
- a CDS encoding response regulator, whose product MIKVIVVEDDRIIRRGICQAIPWEDHGFVVAGEAGDGEVALDLIEKEKPQVVISDINMPFMSGLEMAKKIRERSLDTRIIFLTGYEDFKYAQEAVKVKAFDYLLKPVDAEDLLKKVKEAAADWEGEAAKEKKITESLPLLQWNFFQRLIKEGEQRVDVEKELFELGVELEGPSYAAILVKMSSELLEEGNKIMSKMTNITTSVFQEIDSIVMNVAHDEFAILLSMEQEEDERKRRLARALFKQLSEQVDHQVTMTFGRTYANLFEVGHSFLEARLAMDMRHIMGTGKLFSLDDTMSNEETEKKPLHDLVTKLETQIKSGLPEKANETLGQLSAAIVERKSVPLADLKVMALKFSTMLFSEIEKWIKEETNDFNASEVYKEIMELHTLTEMAEILQQLIEQWSTAMYKRREKNYFSHVDQAITYMKENFHESSLTLQRVAEVIHVSTPYLSNLFKLEKGFNFGDFLLELRMKRAMEILSSEDIKTSEVCEKVGYSNPQYFGICFKKYTGHTPAEYKKKFR is encoded by the coding sequence ATGATTAAAGTGATTGTGGTGGAGGACGATCGCATTATTCGCCGCGGCATTTGTCAGGCAATTCCATGGGAAGACCATGGGTTTGTTGTGGCAGGGGAAGCGGGAGATGGGGAGGTTGCCCTTGATTTAATAGAAAAAGAGAAACCGCAGGTGGTTATTTCAGATATTAATATGCCTTTTATGAGCGGGCTGGAAATGGCGAAAAAGATAAGAGAGAGAAGCTTAGATACAAGAATTATTTTTCTGACGGGGTATGAAGACTTCAAATATGCCCAGGAAGCGGTAAAGGTGAAGGCGTTTGATTATCTGTTAAAGCCGGTGGACGCGGAGGATTTGCTTAAGAAAGTGAAGGAAGCGGCGGCTGATTGGGAGGGCGAGGCAGCGAAAGAAAAGAAGATCACGGAATCGTTGCCGCTGCTTCAGTGGAATTTTTTCCAACGACTGATTAAGGAAGGAGAGCAGAGAGTCGATGTGGAGAAAGAGCTGTTCGAGCTTGGTGTCGAGCTTGAAGGGCCAAGCTATGCGGCCATCCTTGTAAAAATGTCGTCTGAACTGCTGGAAGAAGGCAATAAGATCATGTCAAAAATGACGAACATCACGACCTCTGTTTTTCAAGAAATCGACTCAATCGTGATGAATGTGGCTCACGATGAATTTGCGATCCTCTTATCCATGGAGCAGGAGGAGGATGAAAGGAAAAGGAGGCTAGCGCGGGCCTTGTTCAAGCAGCTTAGTGAACAAGTCGACCATCAGGTAACGATGACTTTCGGGCGGACGTATGCGAATTTGTTTGAAGTGGGTCACTCCTTTCTAGAAGCCCGACTTGCGATGGATATGAGACATATTATGGGGACAGGTAAACTGTTTTCTTTAGATGACACAATGTCTAACGAAGAAACAGAAAAGAAACCATTACACGATCTTGTCACGAAATTAGAAACGCAAATCAAGAGCGGCTTACCGGAAAAGGCGAATGAAACCCTGGGGCAGTTAAGTGCAGCGATTGTCGAAAGGAAAAGTGTGCCGTTAGCTGATTTGAAGGTGATGGCGCTGAAATTCAGCACTATGCTTTTCTCCGAAATTGAAAAATGGATCAAGGAAGAGACAAACGACTTTAACGCATCTGAAGTGTATAAAGAAATCATGGAATTACATACTCTGACGGAAATGGCGGAGATCCTGCAACAGCTGATTGAGCAGTGGTCTACAGCGATGTATAAAAGGAGAGAGAAGAATTATTTCAGCCACGTGGATCAAGCAATCACGTATATGAAGGAGAATTTCCATGAAAGTAGTTTAACGCTCCAACGAGTGGCCGAGGTGATTCATGTGAGCACACCGTATTTAAGTAACTTATTTAAGCTTGAAAAGGGATTTAATTTTGGTGATTTCCTCCTTGAGCTGCGCATGAAGCGGGCGATGGAAATATTAAGCTCGGAGGATATCAAAACCTCGGAGGTCTGTGAAAAAGTAGGCTACAGTAACCCGCAATACTTTGGCATCTGCTTTAAAAAATACACAGGGCATACGCCTGCAGAGTATAAGAAGAAGTTTAGGTAA
- a CDS encoding sensor histidine kinase → MMAMKMKQMIRKHFFNSFKSTINTLYLPIIIIAIFVTGWVSTMLATAQIEENAYKNVNDTIFQTKNYLDNMLSDVFQQLVSLSNDPRILSLMDKRESEIQPSSYVEIDNNLKLIYSRYDVILSSVLVDLNQKEFLLYHSGYNSNPSVNYDQFFSTFSGSREGFYWRNIHQDRVFNQKDRVLSVFRLIHRNESRGIVLFNLRAEFFEQVLNKSLIGENGYLALVSPDGKYESKNVKEEYKLDKSTLVSLQRLKKRSGQFSYKSSSGEEMIVLYDTLEANNWKIAAVIPQDVMLKKVNYIKGFTVFLMVFVIVAVIYLTNIVGRYISKPFERLADQMGKIDKEHLELNVEMSGPKEMQILHTGFKELIIRIQTLMEQIQLEQEEKRQLEFAIMHAQINPHFLYNTLYSIKGLCDMGLNKDASQMITALSSFFRIGISKGKEIISIQEEIEHIQHYLFIQEMRYGDDFTYEIDVDPEILSYNIIKLSLQPLIENAIYHGVKQKRGQGKITIKGYQAEDAIHLEVADNGNGIEPHRLQDILAEIAASYQDKKRFIGIGLKSVNERIEIHFGKEYGLTIASEPGKGTVASITIPKTEGS, encoded by the coding sequence ATGATGGCTATGAAGATGAAACAAATGATTCGAAAGCACTTTTTTAACTCGTTTAAATCCACGATTAACACTCTCTATCTTCCTATCATTATTATCGCTATTTTTGTTACGGGCTGGGTATCCACGATGCTTGCTACCGCACAAATTGAAGAAAATGCGTATAAAAATGTAAACGATACCATTTTTCAGACAAAAAACTACCTGGATAATATGCTTTCAGATGTTTTTCAACAATTAGTCTCCTTATCGAATGATCCTAGGATCCTATCATTAATGGATAAGAGGGAATCAGAGATTCAACCGAGTTCTTATGTAGAAATCGATAATAATTTAAAGCTTATTTATTCCAGATATGATGTTATTCTCAGTTCCGTTTTGGTCGATCTCAATCAAAAGGAATTCCTGCTTTATCATAGTGGGTATAATTCCAACCCGTCGGTCAATTATGATCAGTTTTTTTCCACATTTAGTGGGAGCAGGGAAGGGTTTTATTGGAGGAATATTCATCAAGATCGAGTCTTTAATCAAAAGGATCGGGTGCTATCCGTCTTCCGATTGATTCATCGGAATGAATCGAGAGGGATTGTTCTTTTTAATTTACGAGCTGAGTTTTTTGAACAGGTATTGAATAAATCGCTCATCGGCGAAAATGGGTATCTGGCTTTGGTCAGTCCTGACGGAAAATATGAATCCAAGAACGTAAAAGAGGAGTACAAGCTAGATAAATCGACATTAGTCTCGCTTCAAAGGCTGAAGAAAAGAAGTGGGCAATTCTCCTACAAGAGTTCGTCAGGTGAAGAAATGATTGTCCTCTACGATACGTTAGAAGCGAATAATTGGAAAATAGCTGCTGTCATTCCCCAAGATGTCATGTTAAAAAAGGTGAATTATATTAAGGGCTTCACGGTCTTTTTGATGGTCTTTGTGATTGTGGCTGTTATCTATCTAACGAACATCGTGGGAAGGTATATTTCTAAGCCGTTTGAACGCTTGGCAGACCAAATGGGGAAAATTGATAAAGAGCATCTCGAGCTTAATGTGGAGATGTCGGGGCCGAAGGAAATGCAGATTCTCCATACGGGCTTTAAAGAGTTAATTATTCGGATTCAAACGCTGATGGAACAAATCCAATTGGAGCAAGAGGAGAAACGACAATTAGAATTTGCGATTATGCATGCACAAATTAATCCTCATTTTCTCTATAATACGCTTTACTCTATTAAAGGATTATGTGATATGGGGCTTAATAAGGATGCCAGTCAAATGATCACTGCCCTATCTAGCTTTTTCAGAATTGGGATTAGTAAAGGAAAAGAGATTATCTCTATTCAAGAGGAAATCGAGCATATTCAGCATTACTTGTTCATTCAAGAGATGCGGTATGGAGATGACTTTACGTATGAAATTGATGTCGACCCGGAGATTCTTTCCTATAACATTATTAAACTTTCCCTTCAGCCTCTCATTGAAAATGCCATTTACCACGGGGTCAAGCAGAAACGCGGGCAAGGGAAGATTACGATAAAAGGCTATCAAGCGGAGGATGCCATTCATTTAGAGGTTGCCGATAACGGAAATGGGATCGAACCACATAGATTACAAGATATATTGGCGGAAATTGCCGCTTCCTATCAAGACAAAAAGAGATTTATTGGTATTGGTCTGAAAAGTGTAAATGAACGAATTGAAATCCACTTCGGAAAAGAATATGGTTTGACGATCGCAAGTGAACCTGGGAAGGGGACAGTAGCAAGCATTACGATCCCCAAAACAGAAGGGAGCTGA
- a CDS encoding carbohydrate ABC transporter permease, whose amino-acid sequence MNASQSAAETMVKSKRVVSKRKNKKDKWIPYLFILPSFLVILSFLFYPIATVFYYSVQHYDVSAPYYNGFAGMENFVNIFTKDKMFIPSLVNSLKWVVSEVGLQLVFGMITALLLNQTFKFRGIIRAVAFIPWAISGVLASTMWSLMFNEHMGVLNDLLMKWGIVDEPQAFLASTTTAFTAVIIAELWRGIPFFAITLLASLQSIPDELYEAARVDGASRWKSFIFVTLPQLKNTIILTTLLRVVWEFNNVDLLFNLTGGGPAHSTTTLTMYIADLAVHGSNFGYGSALTVVSFGILLIFAILYLKLARYEKE is encoded by the coding sequence ATGAATGCATCACAAAGCGCTGCCGAAACAATGGTTAAGAGTAAACGGGTGGTGAGCAAAAGGAAGAATAAAAAAGACAAATGGATTCCTTATCTTTTTATCCTGCCATCTTTCCTTGTGATCTTAAGTTTTCTATTTTATCCAATCGCGACTGTATTTTACTACAGCGTTCAACATTATGATGTGTCCGCTCCCTACTATAACGGCTTCGCCGGGATGGAGAACTTCGTTAACATCTTTACAAAAGATAAAATGTTCATTCCAAGCCTGGTAAACAGTTTGAAATGGGTCGTTTCGGAGGTAGGTCTTCAATTAGTATTTGGTATGATTACAGCCTTACTTTTGAATCAAACCTTTAAATTTAGAGGCATCATTCGTGCCGTTGCTTTTATCCCTTGGGCCATTTCAGGTGTGCTTGCCTCAACCATGTGGTCCTTGATGTTCAACGAGCACATGGGCGTACTGAATGACTTGCTAATGAAATGGGGAATCGTCGATGAACCGCAGGCATTCCTAGCAAGTACAACAACCGCTTTTACCGCTGTGATTATTGCAGAGCTTTGGAGAGGAATTCCGTTTTTTGCGATTACCTTACTCGCTTCCTTACAAAGTATACCGGATGAATTATACGAAGCGGCGCGGGTAGACGGCGCCAGCAGATGGAAGTCCTTTATTTTTGTGACCCTGCCACAATTGAAAAATACGATTATCTTAACCACCTTGCTCCGTGTGGTGTGGGAATTTAATAACGTCGATCTATTGTTCAATTTAACAGGCGGCGGTCCTGCCCATTCCACAACCACCCTAACCATGTATATTGCTGATTTAGCAGTCCATGGAAGTAATTTCGGATATGGTTCGGCCTTAACGGTTGTTTCATTTGGGATTCTACTCATTTTCGCCATCCTTTATTTGAAACTAGCCCGTTATGAAAAGGAGTGA
- a CDS encoding carbohydrate ABC transporter permease: MFTKNKKVDKLLTLYLPLLMMLSFTIFPIYWTVNTAFKPEGDIIKRPLQYLPASPTIDNFVMAWSSVGFATFFKNSLLVGFFTVITVLVCSTLSGYALSRYQFKGKRSFMLMLLCTQFIPRAMMIIPLFIIFKTLGLISNPLSLIITYTAVEIPFTTILMSGFISNVPKELEEAAMIDGCTKLQSLRHVVFPLLMPGIVATGVFTFIYTWNEFLIALMLTNQQSKFTLPVGLSSMLGEFSINYGALAAGSVIALIPAVILFAFAQKHLVNGMGGAVKG, encoded by the coding sequence ATGTTTACAAAAAATAAAAAAGTCGACAAACTCTTAACACTCTATCTTCCTTTGCTCATGATGTTGAGTTTTACGATTTTCCCTATTTACTGGACAGTCAATACTGCATTTAAACCTGAAGGCGACATCATCAAACGGCCGCTCCAGTATCTGCCGGCAAGCCCAACTATTGATAACTTTGTCATGGCCTGGAGCAGCGTTGGGTTTGCTACTTTCTTTAAAAATAGTTTACTAGTTGGCTTTTTCACCGTCATCACTGTACTGGTTTGTTCCACCCTATCTGGTTATGCACTAAGCAGGTACCAGTTCAAAGGCAAACGAAGCTTCATGCTCATGCTGTTATGTACGCAATTCATCCCAAGGGCGATGATGATCATTCCATTGTTCATTATTTTCAAAACCCTAGGATTAATTAGTAACCCGCTTTCATTAATTATCACGTATACAGCCGTGGAGATTCCCTTTACAACGATTCTTATGAGTGGGTTTATCTCCAATGTTCCAAAGGAATTGGAAGAAGCCGCCATGATCGATGGCTGTACCAAATTGCAGTCACTTCGGCACGTCGTCTTTCCACTATTAATGCCGGGAATTGTTGCAACAGGTGTTTTCACCTTCATTTATACGTGGAATGAATTTTTAATTGCCTTGATGCTGACCAATCAACAATCCAAATTCACTCTTCCAGTTGGACTAAGTTCGATGCTGGGTGAATTTAGTATCAACTATGGCGCCTTGGCAGCCGGAAGTGTCATCGCTTTAATTCCTGCCGTTATTCTTTTTGCCTTCGCGCAGAAACACCTAGTCAACGGGATGGGTGGAGCTGTAAAAGGCTAA
- a CDS encoding ABC transporter substrate-binding protein, whose product MFKKKVTTSVLALTMATGMLLTGCGGEEKAATTPKKEAPKTEEPVTLQFWDENAGPARTPVWEEVIKRFEEKNPNITVEYVGIPNASAKSKYDAAIAADDMPDVGSMQTTWLPEFSIRNALLPLDKYFDKSDISKKMNKAATDVNKKITQDGKLYGIPYAQNLDALWIRTDWFQEAGVEEPKTWDEFFTLIEKMRDKENNRFGFTIRGGAGASFTIQRAMFAYSGLDFFDKDGKPNINDPKHVEFVEKYFSYYNKLTPKSDITNGYKEMIAGFDTGVVAMVHHNPGSFGEHSKALPEGSFKLIPLPTTEDGKYVAEGGNAVNLGIFKSTKHPDAAWKFVEFVNSAEAQSYWNEQTGQIPTNKDVLADDWVQNAQHIKVAFDVYNNKDTKIYMPPFYLPDYRSILDGVVDPGVQAVMSEKMTAKEFLDQWAKAIEDSKKKYDETFKK is encoded by the coding sequence ATGTTTAAGAAAAAAGTGACAACCTCTGTACTTGCATTGACAATGGCAACCGGCATGCTGCTTACAGGCTGTGGCGGAGAAGAAAAAGCAGCCACTACCCCTAAAAAGGAAGCACCAAAGACCGAAGAACCTGTAACACTCCAATTTTGGGATGAAAACGCAGGTCCGGCCCGTACACCTGTATGGGAAGAAGTAATTAAACGCTTTGAAGAAAAGAACCCAAATATCACTGTAGAGTACGTGGGAATTCCCAATGCTTCGGCCAAATCAAAATACGATGCAGCCATAGCAGCTGATGATATGCCAGACGTAGGCTCTATGCAAACAACATGGCTTCCTGAATTCTCGATTCGGAATGCATTACTTCCACTCGATAAGTATTTCGATAAGTCTGATATCAGCAAAAAGATGAACAAAGCGGCAACAGATGTAAATAAGAAAATCACGCAGGATGGCAAGCTTTATGGGATTCCCTATGCACAAAACTTGGATGCTTTATGGATCCGTACTGACTGGTTCCAAGAAGCAGGTGTAGAAGAGCCGAAAACATGGGATGAATTCTTTACTCTCATTGAAAAAATGAGAGATAAAGAGAATAACCGTTTTGGTTTCACGATTCGCGGCGGTGCCGGCGCTTCCTTCACGATCCAAAGAGCCATGTTTGCTTATAGCGGTTTAGACTTCTTTGACAAGGATGGGAAACCCAACATCAATGATCCGAAGCACGTAGAGTTTGTAGAGAAATATTTCTCTTACTACAATAAACTAACGCCAAAGAGTGACATCACAAATGGCTATAAAGAAATGATTGCCGGCTTTGATACAGGTGTGGTTGCAATGGTACACCACAACCCTGGTTCTTTTGGGGAGCACAGTAAAGCATTGCCAGAAGGTTCCTTCAAGTTAATTCCACTGCCAACAACAGAAGATGGAAAATATGTGGCTGAAGGTGGAAACGCTGTCAACCTAGGGATCTTTAAATCAACCAAACATCCAGATGCCGCTTGGAAATTCGTTGAATTTGTTAACTCAGCCGAAGCACAAAGCTACTGGAATGAACAAACCGGTCAAATCCCAACCAACAAAGATGTCTTAGCTGATGACTGGGTACAAAACGCACAACATATCAAAGTCGCCTTTGATGTCTATAACAATAAAGATACAAAAATTTATATGCCGCCATTTTATTTACCAGATTACCGCTCCATCCTTGATGGCGTCGTAGATCCTGGCGTCCAAGCCGTCATGAGCGAGAAAATGACAGCAAAAGAATTCCTAGACCAATGGGCAAAAGCAATCGAAGATTCCAAAAAGAAATACGACGAAACATTTAAAAAATAA